From Rutidosis leptorrhynchoides isolate AG116_Rl617_1_P2 chromosome 3, CSIRO_AGI_Rlap_v1, whole genome shotgun sequence, a single genomic window includes:
- the LOC139901918 gene encoding uncharacterized protein, whose translation MLVKAPHNPIDEPRKKFKRFQESARKDIERAFGVLQGRFAMLKTPARSKDFNKIRRHMYACIVLHNMIQENNDFAIGRREERMIQRNPPRRLERDLRDRDARVKEIRDKQVHQQLEADLT comes from the coding sequence ATGTTGGTAAAAGCGCCTCATAATCCAATTGACGAACCACGTAAAAAATTTAAACGTTTTCAAGAAAGTGCAAGGAAAGATATTGAGCGTGCATTTGGAGTATTACAGGGTAGATTTGCAATGTTAAAGACTCCGGCGAGATCTAAAGacttcaacaaaattagaagacatatGTATGCTTGTATTGTATTACATAACATGATTCAGGAAAATAACGATTTTGCTATTGGAAGGAGAGAAGAAAGAATGATACAAAGGAACCCCCCACGAAGGTTGGAACGGGATTTGAGGGATCGAGATGCAAGGGTTAAGGAAATAAGAGACAAGCAAGTTCACCAACAATTAGAGGCAGATTTAACCTAG
- the LOC139901917 gene encoding uncharacterized protein, which produces MAYGTTPDLFDEYIKIGEKTAALCLDYFCKCVFHLFTREYLRKPTAQDIARLYNFHEQKHGLPGMLGSIDCMHWEGKNCPVGWQGQYTRGDQKGPSVMLEAVASQDLWIWHAFFGMAGSNNDINVLNASPIFNSIKDGTAPPSPFDVNGRHYERGYYLGDGIYPD; this is translated from the coding sequence ATGGCGTATGGAACTACACCCGATTTGTTTGACGAATATATAAAAATAGGTGAGAAAACGGCCGCTTTATGTTTAGATTATTTCTGCAAatgcgtatttcatttgtttaCTAGAGAATATTTGCGAAAACCCACTGCCCAAGATATCGCTAGACTTTATAATTTTCACGAACAAAAACATGGTTTACCGGGTATGCTTGGTAGtatagattgtatgcattgggaggGGAAGAATTGTCCTGTTGGTTGGCAAGGGCAATACACCAGAGGTGATCAAAAAGGGCCTTCTGTAATGCTTGAAGCAGTCGCCTCACAAGATTTGTGGATATGGCATGCATTCTTTGGTATGGCAGGTTCGAACAATGATATTAACGTTCTAAATGCATCACCAATTTTCAACTCTATAAAAGATGGAACGGCTCCACCTTCACCATTTGATGTCAACGGGCGTCACTACGAAAGAGGGTATTACCTAGGCGATGGTATATACCCAGATTGA